The Chlorobaculum sp. MV4-Y genome contains the following window.
GGTGCTCCTCGATGGTGAGCATTCCGAAGATTCACCTCGCGCTTTCGCTCGTCGAGCAGGCCGGACTGCCGGTCATCACCATCGTCACCGATCCGACGCTCGGCGGCGTGGCCATCGGCTTCGGCTCGCGCGGCATCAGGATTTTCGAGCACAACGCGGGCAACATCGGTTTTTCGGGCAAGCGCGTCATCGAGCAGTACACCGGCAAAAAGACCTCGAAAGAGTTCCAGACCACCGGCTGGCTTCAGTCGAAAGGGTTCGTTGATATGGTAGCCCACCCACTCGAACTGAAGGACCGCATCGCCGGAATCATCGACAACCATGCGCTCCACCAGGAGAGCTGAACCATCTGACCGATGAACGAAACTGAATCGCTGTTTTCGGGATTTCCCGCCGTCGATTACGAACAGTGGAAATCGAAAGTGATCGAAGAGCTGAAAGGCGCGGACTATTCGAAGATCGTCTGGAAGACTCCCGATGGCTTCACGATGGAGCCGTGGCACAACCGCCAGACCGCCGCGCCCGCGCCCGAGGTGCCGTTCCGGCGCTCGACGAACCGCTGGCGAATCTGCCAGCAGATTTCGGCCAGCAAGATCCTGGACGATCCGGCACTGCTCGACGAAGCCGTAGCGGGAGGCGCAAACGCCATCGAGCTGCGCTTCGATGAGGTGCCGGAGAGCGGCGAAGTAGCGCGGCTGCTCGAAGCGCTCCGGACAATCGATCTGGCGCGGGTGGCGCTCTATTTTTCGGGAGCCATCGGCGATCCGGCGGAGCTGCTCGACTCGCTCTCGGCGCTGCCCGGCTTCGCCTCGAACTCCGGCACCTTACTCTTCGACGCGCTCGCGAATCCGGATGCCGACCTTCCGCTGACGACAGCGGAGCTGAAACGCTCCGGATTCCGCACGATTGCCATCGATACGGTGCGCTTCCACGAATCCGGCGCAACCATCACACAGGAGTTGGCCATCGCGCTGGCAGGCGTGAGCGATTGCCTGAGCCGTCTCACCGACGCAGGGGTCGATGCCGCCGAAGCTGCGGCAGCTATCGAGATCGTCTTCGCCAACGGAACCAGCCACTTCCCCGAACTCGCAAAACTACGGGCAATTCGCGCGATGTGGCCGCAACTCCTTTCTGCATATGGAGTTCCGGCGAATGCGATGTCTGAGCCGCGCCTGTTCGTGCGCTCCTCGATCCGCTCGATCTCGACGCTCGATCCCTACACCAACATCCTGCGCCTCTCGACTGAAGCGCTCGCGGCGATTCTCGGCGGATGCGACACGCTGCAACTCGCACCGTTCGACCCTGCCGGTTCGGTCAGCATGGAGTTTGCGGAGCGGATTACTCGCAACATCCAGTTCCTGCTCCGCGAGGAGTCGAACCTCGGCCACGTCATCGATCCCGCCGCCGGTTCGTACTACATCGAAACCCTGACCGCCACGCTCTGCCGCGAAAGCTGGAAGCTTTTCCAACAGATCGAAGCCGATGGCGGCCTCCGCGCTGCCGAGGCGAGCGGAAGCGTCACGGCGATGATCGCCCCGGCGGCAGACGTGCGGCGCAAGGCGATCAACACCCGCCGCCGGACGCTGGTTGGCATCAACCGCTACACCGTGCCGCCATCGCCCGAAGTGGTAGCGGCGCTGCAAAAAAGCGATGCGACCTCCGATTTGTTCGAGCAACTGCGGATGCGCATGATTGCGCACACCGCCGCCGGAGGTACGACGCCTCGCGCTGCGTTGTGGCTTCACGGCGAGCCGTCGAAAAGCCAGCGCGTGGCTGCGTTTGCCGAGGATTTCCTGCGTGCCGGAGGATTCGAGATGCTGCCAGCCGTGACGCTCAATCCCGAAACCTGCAACTGCCGCGCACTACTCCGGGATGAACCTGACATCGTCGTTCTCTGCTGGAGCGGCCAGAGCGATCTCGCGAGCGTCTCGAAAGTCTGCGAAACGATTCAGGAGCTGCGCAAGGAGACGGTTATCGTCATGGCGGCCAAGCCACCCGAAAACGCAGAAACGCTGCTCAAAGCGGGACTCGACCGGTTCATCTATACCGGATGCGACGCTTTCGCCAACCTGCTTTCGCTGCAACACAAAACCGGAGTGCTATGAGACCCGACTTTTCGCGCATCGATCCATTCGCGGTAGCTGATCCGGCAACGCGGCAAACTGGCGGCAAAACCTGGGCCACGCCGGAGGGCATTGCGGTTCACGCGAGCTATGGAGCTCCGGCAGAGCCAACGCCCGACTTCGCGCCGGGATTCCCGCCCTTCATCGCCGGGCCATACGCCAGCATGTTTACGTCGAGGCCGTGGACGATCCGGCAGTACGCGGGCTTTTCGACCGCCGAAGAGTCGAACCGCTTCTACCGCCAGAACCTCGCGGCTGGCCAGAAAGGGCTGTCGGTCGCGTTCGATCTGCCAACCCACCGAGGTTACGACTCCGACCACCCGCGTGTCGTCGGCGACGTCGGCAAGGCGGGCGTGGCCATCGACACGGTCGAGGATATGAAGATTCTCTTCGACGGCATTCCGCTCGGCGACATCTCGGTGTCGATGACCATGAACGGCGCGGTGCTGCCGGTGATGGCCTTCTACATTGTGGCCGCCGAGGAGCAGGGCGTCGCGCCGGAAAAGCTGACAGGCACCATCCAGAACGACATCCTCAAGGAGTTCATGGTGCGTAACACCTACATCTACCCGCC
Protein-coding sequences here:
- a CDS encoding methylmalonyl-CoA mutase family protein, with product MNETESLFSGFPAVDYEQWKSKVIEELKGADYSKIVWKTPDGFTMEPWHNRQTAAPAPEVPFRRSTNRWRICQQISASKILDDPALLDEAVAGGANAIELRFDEVPESGEVARLLEALRTIDLARVALYFSGAIGDPAELLDSLSALPGFASNSGTLLFDALANPDADLPLTTAELKRSGFRTIAIDTVRFHESGATITQELAIALAGVSDCLSRLTDAGVDAAEAAAAIEIVFANGTSHFPELAKLRAIRAMWPQLLSAYGVPANAMSEPRLFVRSSIRSISTLDPYTNILRLSTEALAAILGGCDTLQLAPFDPAGSVSMEFAERITRNIQFLLREESNLGHVIDPAAGSYYIETLTATLCRESWKLFQQIEADGGLRAAEASGSVTAMIAPAADVRRKAINTRRRTLVGINRYTVPPSPEVVAALQKSDATSDLFEQLRMRMIAHTAAGGTTPRAALWLHGEPSKSQRVAAFAEDFLRAGGFEMLPAVTLNPETCNCRALLRDEPDIVVLCWSGQSDLASVSKVCETIQELRKETVIVMAAKPPENAETLLKAGLDRFIYTGCDAFANLLSLQHKTGVL